The genomic DNA AACGTACGGAAAGGAAATTCAGGTAATTCAGATTAAAAATCGGTTCTTTACGAAGCAAATCAAGGAAATCGTCTTTTTTGATCTGCATCATTCCGACATCCGTATGCGCATAAATATCGTAAATAGATTTAGTTTCGAGTCCAAAGATATAATTACCTGCAACAATGTTAGGAGCGACAATCACCTCTTTCACCGTTAGGATTCCGGTATTATTCTCAGTATAACTTACGACTTTACCGGATATTATGAACTTGACATGAGTAAAAAGCTCGCCTTTAGCAACAATCTGCTCTCCCTGCTTAAACTTTAAAAATTCCAGGCTGTATTTTTCCAGACTATTAGTCAAACTAACTCTGCTTACCCCCTGAAAGACAGGCGCCTGTAGTAATAAATCCAAAAAGCTCATTTTGATTGTTTTTTATTCTATTTTGGAGCGTAAATATACAAAAAACAATCTACTTTTGTAGAAACATCTCCCTCCTATCATTTTCAGATAAGAATATTTCTAAGCACAAATCTCATAATATGGAGAAATTAGCATTTAATCTCAAGGAATTTATCAGT from Parabacteroides sp. FAFU027 includes the following:
- a CDS encoding Crp/Fnr family transcriptional regulator, with the protein product MSFLDLLLQAPVFQGVSRVSLTNSLEKYSLEFLKFKQGEQIVAKGELFTHVKFIISGKVVSYTENNTGILTVKEVIVAPNIVAGNYIFGLETKSIYDIYAHTDVGMMQIKKDDFLDLLRKEPIFNLNYLNFLSVRSQSYYHTMLSVSSGDPKERIAMWILLLTHKRAEEIELQISKANLSALMGVTVKELGLALDELRVMKLLTYSDEGVQVLDRHGLVDFIHDIDDAD